Proteins encoded in a region of the Triticum dicoccoides isolate Atlit2015 ecotype Zavitan chromosome 3A, WEW_v2.0, whole genome shotgun sequence genome:
- the LOC119273137 gene encoding transcriptional activator hap3-like yields MTNREDFIHFSGFTQQPGRLRLPRAPSTSGSSSGDPNGQEGLLPIANVGRIMKDVLPPEAKVSKHAKEVIQECATEFIGFVTGEASERCRRERRKTVNGDDICHAMTTLGLDNYAGAMRRYLQRYREGEELAAALNNHSRSPAPPPPGDGMIQIDVWGELSNSRGNEKHGRD; encoded by the coding sequence ATGACGAATAGAGAGGATTTCATCCATTTCTCCGGTTTTACCCAACAACCGGGGCGCCTCAGACTTCCTAGGGCGCCATCAACCTCAGGCTCTTCCTCGGGAGATCCCAATGGGCAAGAAGGCCTCCTGCCGATCGCCAACGTGGGGCGGATCATGAAGGACGTGCTGCCGCCGGAGGCCAAGGTCTCGAAGCACGCCAAGGAGGTGATCCAGGAGTGCGCCACGGAGTTCATCGGCTTCGTCACCGGCGAGGCCTCAGAGCGGTGCCGGCGGGAGCGGCGCAAGACGGTGAACGGCGACGACATCTGCCACGCCATGACCACCCTTGGCCTCGACAACTACGCCGGTGCCATGCGCAGGTACCTGCAGAGGTACCGCGAGGGcgaggagctcgcggcggcgctcaACAACCACAGCAGGTCACCGGCTCCGCCGCCGCCAGGCGACGGCATGATCCAGATCGATGTCTGGGGCGAGCTGTCCAACTCCAGGGGCAACGAGAAGCATGGCAGGGATTAA